The nucleotide sequence TCGCCTGGATGCCCTCATTTATCTCCGATCACCCGATGGTCTGCGCGTTGGCGTTGATCCTGCTGGATATTGCCGTCTGGCGCCTGATATCGGCTGAATACAACAACTGGAAATTGGCGGCGCGGCTGTTGATTTTTGCGCTATTCAGCGTTGCTCTGTTCAGTGACGGCATGAGCCCGATGCAGGCCGCGCCCTGGCCCGAGGATGTGCCGTTGCACCTGGCGGCGACGGCTCTGCAGATCGGCTGGTGGTTGTTTGCCGCGCGCACCCTCACGGTGCTGCTGGGCGCGCTGATGATGCAGCGGGTCGGCCATACCGGGCGGCTGCTGCAAGACCTGTTGGGCGCGGTGATCTTCCTGATCGCCATCATCGCTGCCATGGCTTACGTCCTGGAGCTGCCGGTCAAGGGTGTGCTGGCGACCTCCGGTGCGATGGCGATCATTGTCGGCCTGGCCTTGCAAAGCACCTTGAGCGACGTGTTTTCCGGGATTGTGCTCAACATCACCAAGCCTTATCAACTGGATGACTGGATCGCCATCGACGGCATCGAAGGCCGGGTCACGGATATCGACTGGCGGGCCACGCGCCTGCAAACCTCCCAAGGCAGCATGGCAGTGATTCCCAACTCGCTGGCGGCCAAGGCCAAGATCATCAACTTTTCGCGCCCGGCCGACATGTTCGGCCTGGCCGTGAGCTTGCAAGTCAGCCCCCATGCCCGGCCGCAAACGGTGGTGGAAGCCCTGGAACGCGCCATGCAGGGTTGTCGATCACTGTTGACCAAACCGGCGCCGAGTGTCGCCTTCAAGACGTCCGCCAGCGCTGGCGTGGAATATGAAATCAGTGGTTTCGTGCCGGCGATGAGCCTCAAGCGCGAAGCGCGCAATCAGCTTTACGACCTGGCTTACCGGCACTTGCAAGCCGCGGGCGTGAACCTGTTGTCGAGTGCCGAAAGTGCTGTGTCGCCGACCACGTCGCCAGCACGCGCGCTGTTGGACAGTTCGACGCTATTTTCCACCTTGCGCCAGGAAGAGAAGGAAACCTTCAGCCAGAACATGAGCCTGCACACTTTCCGTTGCGGCGACATGATCCTGCGTGCCGGCGAAGTCAGCGATCACCTGTTCATCATCGAATCCGGGGTTGTTGCGGTGCTGCTGACCAAGCCCGGGCACACCGTTGAAGCCGGGCGCATGGGACCTGGGGAGGTGATCGGCGAAGCCGGGATCCTCCAGGAACAGGGCGTGCCGGCAGACTTTGTCGCCAAGACCTACTGCACCCTTTATCGCATCGAGCGGGAATACCTCAAGTCGTGCCTGGATGCGCGGCACGACATTGCCGAAGCGATGAAGAATCTCCTGGATTTCCGCCTGCACGCCGCGCAAAACCTGATCCAGGACGCACCGGCAGTACTGGTGAGGAAGAGCTTTATGCAGTGGCTGCGCAGGCGCAGTTGAACCGCGTTGTATTGGCTACCTGTTTTTCGCCGAAATTGGCTATTTGTCCAGGGCAGCGGGGTGACTAAGCTGGTCACCAATTCCATTGTCCTGGACCAACACCATGCATGCCCGTATTGATTTCTACGCCGCTTCCCCCAACGCGATGAAAGCCATGCTCGCCCTGGAAGCGGTCGTCGGCAAACTCTCCATCGAGCTACCGCTGCTGGAGCTGGTGCGCCTGCGGGTATCGCAGATCAATGGCTGTGCGTTCTGCCTGGATGTGCACAGCGCCGACGCGCTCAAAGGCGGTGAAACCGAGCGTCGTCTGTACACCCTTTCGGCGTGGCGCGAGACGCCGTTTTTCACCCCGCGTGAACGCGCCGCGCTGGCATGGGCGGAAAGCCTGACGCTGATCAGCCAGACTCACGCGTGCGATGAAGATTACGCCTTGCTCAGTGAGCAATTCAGCCCGTCCGAACAAGTCGACCTGAGTCTGGCGATCGCCAGCATCAACAGCTGGAACCGTCTGGCGGTGGGCTTTCGCAAGATGCCCGCGTAGGGCGCACTTGGCCTATTTGAAATAACCCCGTGGCGTGGTGCCGGTCATGCTTTTGAAGAAGGCGATCAATGCGCTGTCGCTGGCAAAGCCCAACTCGAAAGCGCAGTAGCCGACGTTGCGCCCGGTGGCGAGCAACTCGATGGCACGCATCAGGCGCCACTGCTGGCGCCATTGTTGATAACCCATGCC is from Pseudomonas mucidolens and encodes:
- a CDS encoding mechanosensitive ion channel family protein, whose amino-acid sequence is MPSFISDHPMVCALALILLDIAVWRLISAEYNNWKLAARLLIFALFSVALFSDGMSPMQAAPWPEDVPLHLAATALQIGWWLFAARTLTVLLGALMMQRVGHTGRLLQDLLGAVIFLIAIIAAMAYVLELPVKGVLATSGAMAIIVGLALQSTLSDVFSGIVLNITKPYQLDDWIAIDGIEGRVTDIDWRATRLQTSQGSMAVIPNSLAAKAKIINFSRPADMFGLAVSLQVSPHARPQTVVEALERAMQGCRSLLTKPAPSVAFKTSASAGVEYEISGFVPAMSLKREARNQLYDLAYRHLQAAGVNLLSSAESAVSPTTSPARALLDSSTLFSTLRQEEKETFSQNMSLHTFRCGDMILRAGEVSDHLFIIESGVVAVLLTKPGHTVEAGRMGPGEVIGEAGILQEQGVPADFVAKTYCTLYRIEREYLKSCLDARHDIAEAMKNLLDFRLHAAQNLIQDAPAVLVRKSFMQWLRRRS
- a CDS encoding carboxymuconolactone decarboxylase family protein produces the protein MHARIDFYAASPNAMKAMLALEAVVGKLSIELPLLELVRLRVSQINGCAFCLDVHSADALKGGETERRLYTLSAWRETPFFTPRERAALAWAESLTLISQTHACDEDYALLSEQFSPSEQVDLSLAIASINSWNRLAVGFRKMPA